CGTCGTCCACCAAGAGCAGTGGGCTTAAGTCTGGGTGACCTGTGAAGTTGACGCCAAAGAAGTCGTGGGTTTCGCGTTCGTGCCAGTTAGCACCGTGATAAATTTCTGAAATAGTAGGGACTTCAGGGGTAGAGCGGTCAGTACGGGTACGGATTACCACCCGGCAGAGTTCTTCCCAGAGGTTGAAGTCGTATACCACTTCGATCTGCTGCTCCTTGATCCAATCCACCCCGGTGATCGATTCTATAAAGAATTTGTGCTTGATCAGTATCTGGGCGATGGCTGGCAGGTCCTGTGGGGTGACCTTGACGTCTAGGTGGTACCCTTTCTTGGTATAGTCCGGGGTGAAGATCATCAGCTGCTCGACCGTCTCTTTGACTTCAACCGGTTTTCCCGGCGCTTCACCTTCGGCAGGAGGTGGAGGTGGAATCATTTTGGTCACCACGATTTCGTCAGTGACGGCAAAGGATTCCAGGGCTTTTTTTAATGTCTCAAGAAGCATGTCGTCCTCACTTGACCCGGGGCCAGCGTCTGTAGCCGGTTATCTTTTCTTCAAGTTCGAGGATGCCTTCGATCAGCGCCTCGGGGCGTGGTGGGCAGCCGGGGATGTAGATGTCAACAGGCAGAAATTTATCAGCTCCCTCCACGATTCCATACTGGCCCTCAAAAACGAAGGGGCCGCCTGAAATAGCGCAGTTACCCATGGCAATGACCCATTTGGGCTCGGGCATCTGGTCGTAGAGGGTCTTGACAGCCGGAGCCATCTTGTGAGAGATGGTGCCGGCCACGATCATCACATCACATTGTCTGGGTGATGGTCTGAAGACCTCGGCGCCGAAGCGGGCCAGATCAAAGCGGGAGGCGCCGGCTGCCATCATTTCGATAGCACAGCAGGCTAGACCAAAGGTCATCGGCCACAGGGAGTTGGCCCGACCTAGGGCCAGGACATCATCCAATACCGCCAGTTGGACTATTGCCGGTTGTAGTTTTTCCGTTTCCACTCAAATACTCCCTTGTTCCAGGCGTAAACCAATGCCAGAGTCAGGATGGCGACAAAGAGAACGACCTCAATGAAACCGCTGACTGGAGCTGCCTTGCTATAGGCCATGGCTACGGGGAACAGAAAAAGGACATCAACATCAAAAGCGAGAAAGATAAGGGCGTAAAGATAGTAGATAATGCCATAACGGATCCAGGCGTCGCCGATGGGTGGCATTCCGCATTCGATCAGTTGGTTGGTTTTTTTGGCGAGATTTCGAGTGCCACGGGGGGAGAAGAGAGTGGCAATAATGAAGGGTCCAACAGCAAAGCCTAAGCCGCCGAGGAAAAATGCTGCAACGTAAAGTAAGTCAATGGTTGATCGTTGATCCAAAACGCATCTCCTGAAAAATATGTCGAGCGGAGGACTTTCTTACGGGTTTCGTGGAGGTCATTTCCTCACGAGTTGTCCTTTTGTATATCAATCAAAACTTGATGTCAAGAAAATACTGAATGGAGATTCATAAAAATATAGGTAAATACACCTATTGGTAAATATTTAAAACTTTTGTGTGAAAACGATGAGTTAACTTGGACTGATAGGTGACTTTGGGGAGGAATACCCACATGGTAGGAGTGATGAGAGTATTAGAACGGTAAAAAAAAATGCGGGCAAGCAGATGTTACTCGTGATTTTTAAGGGCAGCGAGCAGCCGAGTATGGATATTGTCAAAGCCGCCGTTCGACATGATGGCAATAACATCGCCCGGTTGTGAGGTGTGGGCCAGGGAGGAGATCACAGCATCAGTGTCGGCGAAATAGGTGGCGTGGCGACCGCGTGTAATCAGGTCATCAATCAGTTGCCGGGAGGAAAAGCGCTGATCCTCGGTGAGCGAGGTGATGGCCATGGGTTCTTTGATTATTATCTGATCGGCGTGATCAAAGACTAGGACGTAATCATCTTGAAATACTTTGCGGCGGCTGGAGTTGGTCCGCGGTTCAAAGACTGCCACCAGCCGACGCCCAGGATAGGCAGCACGAAGGGCGGCGAGCGTCTCGCGAACGGCGGTCGGGTGGTGAGCGAAATCATCAATGACGGTGATGCCGTTGACCTCGCCCCGAACCTCCTGCCGCCTGCGGACACCGGGAAAACGAGGGAGTTTATCGGCAATGGCGGCGGCGGAAAACCCGAGCTGATCCAATACCCCGATTACCGCCAGGGTATTCATGGCGTTGTGCCGCCCCGGCATCCGGGTGGTAAAGTGACCAAAGAGCGCATCATCCCGGTAAGCGGTAAAGGTCGTGCCATCGGCACGGATGTCAAGGTCGGCAAGTCGCCAGAAAGAGTCGTCTCCTTCGCCGTAGCCCAACACTTGGCATGACGCCTCCCGACATAATTCGACGACTACCGGGTCGTCAAGGTTGGCGATCAGGCAGCCGTCAGCGGGCATGATCCGGAGCAGTTTGCGGAAGGAGCTCTTGACTGCTTCCAGGTCGGCATAGATGTCGGCGTGGTCGAATTCAATGCTGGTGATGATGGCGATGGTGGGCTGGTAGTGGAGGAATTTCGGACCCTTGTCGAAAAAAGCGGTGTCGTACTCATCACCTTCCACCACAAAATAGGGACCTTGGCCGATGCGGAAATTGCGGCCGAACTCTTGGACCAGACCGCCAATCATGAATCCGGGATCGCTGTCAAGATAGTGCAGGATCGTGGCCAGGAGCGACGAAGTAGTGGTCTTGCCGTGGGTGCCGCAGGCCACCAAAGACTGTTTTCCGGAGAGAAAGAATTGTCCTAACGCCTGGGGCATGGAGAGGTATGGGATCTCCCTTTCGGCCAAGGCCACGGCCTCGGGGTTGGCGCGGGTGATGACATTGCCGACGATGACCAGGTCGGGCCTGGGTTCAAGATTTTCCGGGGCATATCCTGAGGTGACGGTAATGCCTAAACTTGCCAGGTAGTCGCTCATCGGCGGGTAGACCTGCTGATCGGAGCCGGTGATGAGGTACCCTTGGGCTTGCAGCATGCCGGCCAGGGCGCCAACTGCCGTGCCGCAAATTCCCATCAGGTGGATGTGGCGGATCGTGGCTGGTCGATGGTTCAGAGAAGGTTGCAGTTCGATGGCGGTCACGGGAGGAAAGTTTTATTGACCGCGGATGGTGGATTTGATGCCGACGTAGAGGTCACGGAAGGTTTCGTTGAAGTTGCCAGGGGTAAGGCGGCCCACTTCGATGAACTTGATGGCGACCTCTTTGGCGACTTTGAGGATGGCCTCCTCGGAGACGGGCTTTTCAGCGGTAGGTGTTTTGTCTGTTGTCATGGTGAAAGAGTGATCGATAGATGTTTGACAATCAGCACGGAGTCTTGCCGGCGCGAAGAAGGCCAGTTCTAGTTTGCCGGCAGAGACCCCTGCAGGTAGGAAAAACCGGTCTGGCCCTCCCTGGCCCCGAAAGTACCGTGCATGGTCAGTGCTGTCAAGGTCAATGTGTTGCGGCTCATTGGGAGCAAAGAGTTGTTACGGAGAGACGATGATGGTCAGCGTGTGTCGGTAATTTTGGCCTGGAGTTCTTTGGTCAGAATCTGGGCCTGACTCAGTTGGGCAGGTGTCAGTCTGCTGGCGGCAAAGGCATTATTTTTAGTCGCAATTGTATGGCCCTGGGCTGAGGCTACACTGAGCCAGGCATAGGCGGTCACCTTATCTTGCGGCACGCCAAGGCCTTTGTAATACATGGTGCTCAAATGATATTCTGCGTCTGCGTGGCCTTGTTCCGCGGCCTTGCGGTACCATGCGACGGATTGTTCGGAGTCAAGGGGGCCTCCTCTCCCTTGGGCATACATGAAACCGAGTTTGAATTGGCCAGCTGCCGCTCCCTGTTCTGCCGCTTTCCGATACCATGCGACAGCGCGTTCATCGTCCTGGGGGACTCCGTTGCCATTGGCATACATATCTCCCAGGGTGCACTGAGCTTCGGCTTCCCCTTGATCTGCGGAGCGTTCCACTGTGTCAATATGACTAAGAATTTTCTCTTTGTGCGATTGAGCCTCCGAATGGCCTTGTGCTGCCGCCTTGCCGTACCAGGTAAGGGCTTGAGTGTAGTCTTGCGCCACTCCTAAGCCGGAGTCATACATCAGCCCTAAATGGTATTGAGCATCGGCATGGCCCGCGAGCGCGGCCCTGAAGTACCAGAAAGCGGCCTGTTTTAGGTCTTTTTCGGCGTCATTGCCTTGGGTGAAGTGGTTTCCCAGCGTATATTGCGCTTCCGGATCGCCATTTTGGGCCAGGGGGAGTGTCGTGTTATAAGTGGCGGCATCGCTCGCCAGAGTAGTCCTGCCGGTCAGCATCAGTCCCATCGTTAGCAGGGCCAACAAAAATGTTTGTGATCTGTGTCGTGTTGTCATCAGTATCTCGCCGTTAGGTTGGTAATGATCATCTCTTATGCCGCTGAAGGTGTTTCGGCAGGCGGTTCAATTTCTCTATTCTTGGGTTGTTTTTCTGCGGCCACAGGTTCGGAGGGGAGGGGGGGGGATTTCTTTGCCTCCTCGTCTTCCTCGCGGCTGAGTTGAATCTCATTTTTGGTATTGACCCAGAGGATATTGCCTACGCCGTCATAGCCCCGGAACAGTTTATCTTTCTGATGCAGCAGGGCCTCGCCTACCAGGCCGAGGATAATTAGATCCGCATCCCTGGATTGGCGGCAGATCAGCTCTTTTCTGCTGGTGCCGGGATCGGCGGGGATCAGCTCAACGTTCTTGGCAGAGATGGGCATCCGGCCATCCTTGATCAGTCCGAGGAGCCGATCTTTCTGCTCGTTAATTTCATGGCTTGGAAAGGAGGCAAAGAGTTTGATCTCA
This Desulfobulbaceae bacterium DNA region includes the following protein-coding sequences:
- a CDS encoding NADH-quinone oxidoreductase subunit A, whose translation is MDQRSTIDLLYVAAFFLGGLGFAVGPFIIATLFSPRGTRNLAKKTNQLIECGMPPIGDAWIRYGIIYYLYALIFLAFDVDVLFLFPVAMAYSKAAPVSGFIEVVLFVAILTLALVYAWNKGVFEWKRKNYNRQ
- a CDS encoding sel1 repeat family protein; protein product: MTTRHRSQTFLLALLTMGLMLTGRTTLASDAATYNTTLPLAQNGDPEAQYTLGNHFTQGNDAEKDLKQAAFWYFRAALAGHADAQYHLGLMYDSGLGVAQDYTQALTWYGKAAAQGHSEAQSHKEKILSHIDTVERSADQGEAEAQCTLGDMYANGNGVPQDDERAVAWYRKAAEQGAAAGQFKLGFMYAQGRGGPLDSEQSVAWYRKAAEQGHADAEYHLSTMYYKGLGVPQDKVTAYAWLSVASAQGHTIATKNNAFAASRLTPAQLSQAQILTKELQAKITDTR
- the mpl gene encoding UDP-N-acetylmuramate:L-alanyl-gamma-D-glutamyl-meso-diaminopimelate ligase; this translates as MGICGTAVGALAGMLQAQGYLITGSDQQVYPPMSDYLASLGITVTSGYAPENLEPRPDLVIVGNVITRANPEAVALAEREIPYLSMPQALGQFFLSGKQSLVACGTHGKTTTSSLLATILHYLDSDPGFMIGGLVQEFGRNFRIGQGPYFVVEGDEYDTAFFDKGPKFLHYQPTIAIITSIEFDHADIYADLEAVKSSFRKLLRIMPADGCLIANLDDPVVVELCREASCQVLGYGEGDDSFWRLADLDIRADGTTFTAYRDDALFGHFTTRMPGRHNAMNTLAVIGVLDQLGFSAAAIADKLPRFPGVRRRQEVRGEVNGITVIDDFAHHPTAVRETLAALRAAYPGRRLVAVFEPRTNSSRRKVFQDDYVLVFDHADQIIIKEPMAITSLTEDQRFSSRQLIDDLITRGRHATYFADTDAVISSLAHTSQPGDVIAIMSNGGFDNIHTRLLAALKNHE
- a CDS encoding NADH-quinone oxidoreductase subunit C, giving the protein MIPPPPPAEGEAPGKPVEVKETVEQLMIFTPDYTKKGYHLDVKVTPQDLPAIAQILIKHKFFIESITGVDWIKEQQIEVVYDFNLWEELCRVVIRTRTDRSTPEVPTISEIYHGANWHERETHDFFGVNFTGHPDLSPLLLVDDADFHPLLKDFKA
- a CDS encoding NADH-quinone oxidoreductase subunit B, translated to METEKLQPAIVQLAVLDDVLALGRANSLWPMTFGLACCAIEMMAAGASRFDLARFGAEVFRPSPRQCDVMIVAGTISHKMAPAVKTLYDQMPEPKWVIAMGNCAISGGPFVFEGQYGIVEGADKFLPVDIYIPGCPPRPEALIEGILELEEKITGYRRWPRVK